A single Lolium perenne isolate Kyuss_39 chromosome 6, Kyuss_2.0, whole genome shotgun sequence DNA region contains:
- the LOC127320966 gene encoding wall-associated receptor kinase 5 encodes MLTLVACAAPSSPPVGLPGCVTSCGDVEVPYPFGIGPANCSLPGFNLTCVDDRGRGQGTPRLLLGVGDLEVKGIGLKSALMTVVYSGGIEMSGSDALEGRGTLFGGLPDDGPYRLAGRNELTVLSCNTAATLRNGDVTMSGCFTFCHESWNLELASGCNGMGCCRAPIVTNPYEEAEGMLVYGGSYDVQIKWFGFNHSADLRLAPVHVLVAAQGWFDQHFGSDVLFDNPPNLARMPVPVILEWGVVGDSAVPDTHSDPTRDCGRTGRRRGYTCTCNYGYQGNPYLPDGCKDINECEDPAKNGCFGRCVNKNGTFECVCPPGTQGNHQMPGGCVNSSTVTGECQRFCGHIRVPHPFGIQGTAAGPAASCYMPGFNLTCDTTTHGAPRLLVGDTGFFRVIEFDLPNSALRVAHSGPILNISSHGPAFYFEGEYTDDGSEPRIFERREAPYSLSTRNELILMGCNAMASMYEDDLDQIAISGCASLCPDNVTDSRYIDGVPRCYGTGCCQARISMSTNGMLPSLVSYEQIDKKRSPMPAYVLIAEAGWFDSQQNVSGKSRSVAAQDVPMVLQWEVLSLPSGLPRPDAKLHPNCTHEVRRQLCKSAHSTCRAGTRGYTCHCEESYQGNPYSPGDDGCRAHHGIQLTTGAYIAIGVAIGAGLILSALSVVFISNKLKHRRAKMLKWKFFEQNRGRLLQQLVSQRADIAERMIIPLEELEKATNNFDKSRELGGGGHGTVYKGILSDKHVVAIKKPKKVIQKEIDEFINEVAILSQINHRNVVKLYGCCLETEVPMLVYEFISNGTLYDHLHAQGPSSLSWDNRLRIATETAGSLSYLHSTASVPIIHRDIKSGNILLDDSLTSKIADFGASRYVPIDRSGVTTMVQGTRGYLDPMYFYTGRLTEKSDVYSFGVMLVELLTRKKPFSYLSSEGEGLVVDFATLYAEGNLSQILDPQVMEEEDQNVQKVAALAVECIKLRREDRPTMKQVESILGSIQSDKQHVPDTTLDNAHGDGIAMNYPSTADGSDESARRYSMEEEFMLSSRYPR; translated from the exons ATGCTGACGCTGGTGGCCTGTGCGGCACCGAGCTCACCACCCGTAGGCCTGCCCGGCTGCGTCACGTCGTGCGGGGACGTGGAGGTGCCGTACCCATTCGGCATAGGCCCGGCCAACTGCTCCCTGCCGGGGTTCAACCTCACCTGCGTCGACGACAGAGGCAGAGGCCAGGGCACCCCAAGGCTGCTCCTCGGCGTCGGCGACCTTGAAGTCAAAGGAATCGGCCTCAAAAGCGCCCTCATGACAGTCGTCTACAGCGGCGGCATAGAGATGAGCGGGTCCGACGCCCTCGAGGGCCGCGGCACCTTGTTCGGCGGCCTTCCGGACGACGGACCCTACAGGCTCGCCGGCCGTAACGAGCTCACCGTGCTGAGCTGCAACACGGCGGCCACGCTGAGGAACGGCGACGTCACCATGAGCGGCTGCTTCACCTTCTGCCATGAAAGCTGGAACCTTGAGCTGGCCAGCGGATGCAACGGCATGGGTTGCTGCCGCGCGCCCATCGTCACCAACCCGTACGAGGAGGCGGAGGGGATGCTGGTCTACGGCGGCTCCTACGACGTGCAGATCAAATGGTTCGGTTTCAACCACAGCGCCGACCTTCGGCTAGCTCCCGTGCACGTGCTGGTGGCGGCGCAGGGATGGTTTGACCAGCACTTCGGCTCCGACGTGCTCTTCGATAATCCGCCCAACCTCGCAAGGATGCCAGTTCCGGTGATACTGGAGTGGGGGGTCGTTGGGGACAGCGCCGTACCGGACACTCACAGCGACCCAACAAGAGACTGCGGCCGAACAGGGCGTAGACGAGGCTATACATGCACCTGCAACTATGGTTACCAAGGCAATCCCTACCTACCCGACGGATGCAAAG ACATCAACGAGTGCGAGGATCCAGCAAAAAATGGCTGCTTCGGTCGATGTGTAAACAAAAATGGAACTTTTGAGTGCGTCTGCCCTCCCGGTACCCAGGGCAACCACCAGATGCCCGGTGGATGCGTCAATTCTTCCACGGTCACAG GAGAATGCCAGAGGTTCTGCGGCCACATTCGTGTGCCGCACCCGTTCGGCATTCAGGGCACAGCTGCCGGGCCAGCGGCCAGTTGCTATATGCCAGGGTTCAACCTCACCTGTGACACCACAACCCACGGCGCCCCCCGGTTGCTCGTCGGCGACACCGGTTTCTTCCGAGTCATCGAGTTTGACCTCCCAAACTCGGCGTTGCGCGTCGCACATTCCGGCCCCATTTTGAACATCAGCTCCCATGGTCCCGCGTTCTATTTCGAGGGAGAATATACTGACGATGGTTCTGAGCCGCGGATCTTTGAACGCCGCGAGGCACCCTACTCACTGTCGACACGGAACGAGCTCATCCTCATGGGGTGCAACGCCATGGCGAGTATGTATGAAGACGACCTTGACCAGATCGCCATCAGCGGCTGCGCCTCCTTGTGCCCGGACAACGTGACAGACAGCAGGTATATCGACGGGGTGCCAAGGTGCTACGGCACGGGATGCTGCCAGGCGCGCATATCCATGTCTACCAACGGCATGCTGCCCAGCTTAGTGTCTTACGAGCAGATCGACAAGAAGCGAAGCCCCATGCCGGCGTACGTGTTAATCGCAGAGGCAGGGTGGTTTGATAGTCAGCAGAATGTCTCAGGCAAGTCCCGGTCGGTAGCGGCGCAGGACGTCCCCATGGTTCTGCAGTGGGAGGTCTTGTCACTACCATCAGGCTTACCTAGACCTGACGCCAAATTGCACCCGAATTGCACTCACGAAGTAAGGCGACAACTCTGCAAGAGCGCGCATAGTACCTGCAGAGCAGGAACAAGAGGCTACACATGCCATTGCGAGGAGAGCTACCAGGGCAACCCCTATAGCCCCGGAGATGATGGGTGCAGAG CTCACCACGGCATCCAATTAACTACAG GTGCATATATCGCTATTGGAGTTGCTATTGGGGCAGGACTCATACTTTCGGCTCTCAGTGTTGTCTTCATTTCCAACAAACTGAAACATAGGAGAGCAAAAATGTTGAAGTGGAAGTTCTTTGAGCAAAATCGGGGGCGACTGTTGCAACAGTTGGTTTCACAGAGAGCTGATATTGCAGAAAGAATGATCATACCCTTGGAAGAGCTGGAGAAAGCAACGAATAATTTTGATAAATCCCGTGAGCTCGGTGGTGGAGGGCATGGTACAGTCTACAAAGGGATTTTATCAGACAAGCATGTCGTCGCTATCAAGAAACCGAAAAAGGTGATACAAAAGGAGATTGATGAGTTCATCAATGAGGTTGCCATCCTATCACAGATCAATCATAGAAATGTGGTGAAACTCTATGGTTGCTGCCTAGAGACAGAAGTCCCGATGTTAGTCTACGAATTCATATCCAATGGAACCCTTTATGACCACCTTCATGCCCAGGGCCCAAGTTCATTGTCATGGGACAATAGGTTGCGGATTGCAACTGAGACAGCCGGATCTCTGTCATACCTTCACTCAACAGCTTCTGTACCAATCATTCACAGAGATATCAAATCTGGTAACATACTTCTGGACGATTCTCTTACATCAAAGATAGCAGACTTCGGTGCTTCAAGATATGTTCCAATCGATAGGTCAGGTGTAACAACAATGGTACAAGGTACAAGAGGGTATTTGGACCCTATGTACTTCTACACAGGGAGACTCACAGAGAAAAGTGATGTTTATAGCTTTGGAGTTATGCTGGTAGAATTGCTGACTAGAAAAAAGCCATTTTCATATTTGTCTTCTGAAGGAGAGGGCCTTGTTGTGGATTTTGCTACCTTGTATGCTGAAGGAAATTTGTCACAGATATTAGATCCACAAGTTATGGAGGAGGAAGACCAAAATGTACAAAAAGTCGCTGCACTTGCAGTAGAATGTATAAAGTTAAGACGGGAGGACCGTCCAACAATGAAACAAGTGGAGTCAATACTTGGAAGCATTCAATCAGACAAACAACATGTTCCAGATACTACCTTGGACAATGCACATGGCGATGGTATCGCAATGAATTATCCATCAACTGCAGATGGAAGTGATGAATCGGCCAGAAGATATAGTATGGAAGAGGAGTTCATGTTATCTTCCAGGTATCCTCGGTAG